The Shinella zoogloeoides genome contains the following window.
CCGCATAGATCGCGCCGGTGCGCTCGCGGTAGAGGCCGAAGGACTTCGAGCAGGAGACGGAAACCAGCGCTTCCGGCACGGTGGCAAGCAGCGTGCGCAGGCCGGCGGCGTCCTCGTCGAGGCCGCGGCCATAACCCTGATAGGCGATGTCGACGAGCGGCAGCAGGCCCTTTTCGGCGATGAGATCGGAAACCGCGCGCCACTGCTCGGCCGAAAGGTTCGCGCCTGTCGGGTTGTGGCAGCTCGCATGCAGCAGCACGGCATCGCCTGCGGCGGCGCCGGCAAGCGCTTCCATCATGCGGTCGAAGAGAACGGCCTGCGAGGGAATGTCGAAGAAGGGATAGGTGATGACCTCAAGGCCCGCGGCCTTGAAGATGCTGGCATGGTTCGGCCAGCTCGGCAGGCCGAGCCAGATGCCCTTGGTGCCCATGCGCGCCATCAGGTCGGCGGCAAGGCGCAGCGCGCCGGAGCCGCCCGGCGTCTGGAGCGCGGCGGTGGCGCGGCCCTTGCCGGCCTCGCCCGTCGTCAGCGCCCAGAGGCGGTCGAGGAAGACCGGGTCGCCTTCCGGGCCGACATAGGCCTTGGTCGGCTGCGTTTCGACGAGGCGGCGCTCGGCTTCCTTCACCGCGCGGAAGATCGGCGTCGCGCCCGTCTCGTCGCGATAGACGCCGACGCCGAGGTCCACCTTGCCGGCGCGCTCGTCCGCCCGGAAAAGGCCGATGAGGGCGAGCAACGGATCGTCGGGCTGGCGGGTGAGGGCGTCGAACATGGCCGGGTTCCTGTGTGGGTGGAGTGTGAGAGCGGTGTAGGGCAAATTTGCCGCAAAATCGACCATGATATTGCGGGGAAAGCGCAAGAAGCTTTTGTCTTATTGCTGCATATCGCTAGATTGATATGGTTTTTTGCGTGGAGGCCGATATGGAGAAAAGGGCGGGCGAGGAACTGGTGCTGGACCAGACGGATCGGCGCATCATCCGCCTGCTCGTCGAGGATGCCGGGCTCTCCAACAACCAGCTCGCGGAGAAGGTCGGCCTGTCGCCCGCACCGCTCTCGCGCCGGCTGGCGCGGCTGGAGGCGAGCGGCGTGATCCGCCACACGGTCATCGTCGATCCGCGCGCGGCCGGCATCGGTTTCCAGGCCTTTCTGGAGGTGACGCTGGAGCGCACTGCGCCGAAGGTCGGCGAGCGCTTCATCGATCTCGTGCGGCGCATGCCGGAGGTCGTGGAGTGCCACACGGTCGCCGGCGATTTCGATTTCCTCCTCAAGATCGCGGTGAAGGACGTCGCGGATTACCGCCGGCTGCTGTGGAGCGAATTCGAGCGCATGGGCGAGATCAAGACGCTGCGCTCGACCATCCTTCTCGACAGCCCGAAGATGCAGGTCAGCCCTCTTCCCTGATGCGTTTGCGGAACCTTTCTCGCCGCGCGGTGGTTGCCGATCGCGGCAAAGCGCCCATATGATGGGCGGTGCCACGAAGGA
Protein-coding sequences here:
- a CDS encoding amino acid aminotransferase codes for the protein MFDALTRQPDDPLLALIGLFRADERAGKVDLGVGVYRDETGATPIFRAVKEAERRLVETQPTKAYVGPEGDPVFLDRLWALTTGEAGKGRATAALQTPGGSGALRLAADLMARMGTKGIWLGLPSWPNHASIFKAAGLEVITYPFFDIPSQAVLFDRMMEALAGAAAGDAVLLHASCHNPTGANLSAEQWRAVSDLIAEKGLLPLVDIAYQGYGRGLDEDAAGLRTLLATVPEALVSVSCSKSFGLYRERTGAIYAACSNSETALSVRTNLAALARTSYSMPPDHGAAIVSTILGDPALTADWKAEIETMRLRITTIRERLAAGLSARWQVLTAIREQEGMFSLLPLEEADVLKLRAEHAIYMPTSGRINIAGLKTAEVDAVITKFLSL
- a CDS encoding Lrp/AsnC family transcriptional regulator, with product MEKRAGEELVLDQTDRRIIRLLVEDAGLSNNQLAEKVGLSPAPLSRRLARLEASGVIRHTVIVDPRAAGIGFQAFLEVTLERTAPKVGERFIDLVRRMPEVVECHTVAGDFDFLLKIAVKDVADYRRLLWSEFERMGEIKTLRSTILLDSPKMQVSPLP